TCCCGGGCCTTggcgccgccatcgcccccgcgATGGAACTCAtggccgtccccaagaagaaggtCTGGTGGCTTATCCCCCCGGTTTATTCCGTGTTATGCTTGTCATTTACATGTGCGTGCTCTTGTTTCGGTGATCTCTTTGCCATTGCTGTAATGTAGTACCAATACTCTAAGAGGATGCTCTCTAGGTGTTCGGTGAAATGCCTGGTGCGTAGAAACTGGAAAGTGAGACATGTCGAAATGTTTCACCAGGGGAACATAAGTAGTTCATAGGATTACGGTGCAGGTCACCTGCTTGTTGATTACTTGGTAGTTCAGTGATAGATATAGTGTTTGGCGTTTAAGTCAGTTTCAGTTAGAGCACAAAGTCTTATTCAGGGGTATGTTGCTTTATACTGATGTTTGAAGACATAAGTTCTAGTAGTCAAACACATTTTTTCATTCATGTACATGCAAATTTGCCAGAATGTGATGAACGAATTGATATTAATATTAATATTACCAACATATGGAGAACCTACAATCCCACATCCTCAAGACTACTTATTAGGATATCATATTTTGGCCTGCTATCTCTGTGTTCTTCAGACAGATTGTTCTTTGGTTTCTGCTTGTTACCCTTGTACATAATCATCATTGCTGCCCTCATTCTTTCTTGTGCATTTCAGATCTCGAAATATAAGAGGGGTTTGAGAAATGGGCCCAGAGCCCTGAAGCCTGTTCCAGTGATTGTCCGTTGCAGGTACATTTAGAACTTGAGATATGCTTGTCGACGCTTCTAATTTGTTGTGTTCTTGCTAACTTTGTAATAAATCATTGTTGGATAAAAACAAATAACACATTTCCTTGTGTAACAGTATTCTTGATTCTGATTGTTTTACTATTTAGTTAAACAACTGTTACACCGGTTAGATGTTAAACCTGACTTTTAGTGATACAATTACCTTTTCGAATGTAGAGAGAATATCTTATATGCCACTTTGAGTTTGTGTATGTTATATTTTCTGTCAGAAAAACATATGGCACTGATGTTCCTTTTAATGCAACGCAGAGAAGACCAACATATGCTTTTTTGCTACCACTTTTACGGTCCAAATACAGATATAAGTTTATAATAGGATCTCATATTTTTGTAGTGGAAGTGGTGTGGAACCAGGGTATTTTTATCTTCCCCCCACATTGATCGCTGAAAGTAGTATAGGTCATTGAAGCCACATGTTTCCAGTGGTACAAATACACAAATAGGCAAACTTGGATGTCATGGTCATTTGACATTTCACAAGCTCTCAGTGGCATATAAAAAAGATATTTCCCCTAGAATGTAATGCTACCATTAGGCAGTAGCTAGAAACTGTAGGTTTTAAGTGGAGCCACATTATTTCAGGCACCTTCAGAATTTCATAGGTTCAGACAGTAGGCCATATGATGTTTGACATTTCACAGTATTACAACATCATATCAGTTCTTCCCAGATGATTCAGAAACTGCCTACCTCATCTCAGTTCCAGATTTGTCGTCCTTTGATCCGTGTTAGTAATATTTCTTTTCATGCAACTGTCTTCATGCCATTGTTCTACGTCGTCATCCGGGAATGCGGAACATAGAAAATGAATCCAGTGAACACCAGTAATGAGCATTTTTCAGTGCCACAAGCAAGCTACATCTACATGTCCCTGCTGTGGTATGTTGAGAAGGGCGTGACTGGATATGATTTTGCGCTTGCTTTTTCAGGTGCTGCGGGCGAGTGAAGCTGCCCCACTTCTACTGCTGCAGCGGAGAAAAAGGGAACGCCGGTGACTCCAGCTCATAAGCACCGGGTTTGCGCATCAAGCTGTGGTGTGACATCTCGTAGTACAATGGAAATCCCAGATATCACTTGTATTCTGCTGCTATCTCTTTGTGAGCAGTTCTCTATGTAGACTTTAGTTTGTGTTTCATAATTTCGTGGCGAACTTAGTGCTGGTCGTTGCCAGGAGTGTGGGTGCTCTCTGAGATGAGTGACGGTTGATTATGTGTTGCTAGCTTTCAGTATGTAGGACGCCTTGTTCCTACAtcaaaataaaaggaaaagaatGGTCCCAGTGTGAGAAATTTAAACTGTTGTTCTGTTTCGTATGGGAAAAAATGACACTCCCTCCAATCCGAATTAATTGACGGAATGAATTGTTTTGACCACACAGAACCCCAGTGTGAGAAAATTATACTATTGGTCCGTTTTATATTGGGGGAAAAGACGATGAATTGGATTTGGTTGTGACCGTGTGTTGTCTGCGCTGATAAATTGGCGCGTGTGTCATACTCCCTCCCTCCGGAATTAGTTGCCACTCAAAGCGGACGTATCTAGCACAGACGAAGTATGATCCGGTCCCTGGGGAAGAAACAGATGCGAGATCCGGGTGCCATTTCTGTCCATTCCGTGCGCGGCACTGGCGATGGTGGTGAGCCGCGGAGGCGCTCGGCACACACACGCACCCAGGGGTAGGCGACGAAACGGCGGTCGTTGGCTGGCTCTGGCTCCGGCTCGGCCGCCAGCCCGACACCAACCAAAACAATCCCCCGAACCGGCGGAGCGTGCCCCCGAAAAGGCGTGGAGACGCTGCGAATTCTGTGTGGCTATATGGGGTCAGCGAGCAGATAACGAAACGGAGGCTGCGGCTGCGCCCGGCGATtcccccctccccttcccctactCCTCCTAGGCGCGCGCGCGCGTAGCCCCCACCAAATCGGCCAACGCTCCCATTCCATTCGCCAAGGGCTGCTCGTCTCGCCGAGGAGAGCAGAGCAGTACGAGAGAGAATTTGGTTGGTGGACACGCACAGTACAGATGGCGTCGCCCTCCTCGTCGCTCTGCTCCAACCTCGGCTACCCGCGCGCCGCCTCCCTCGGCGGCCGCCGCCGCGTCGGCTTCTCCTCGTCCAGGTACACCGTCCACTTCCCCTCCCCGCCCCGCCACGTCAAGGCCTGTCCTCTCCTTCCTGTATCGGCGACCGCACCGCGGGGTAGGTGGGTAGGTGGCACGCCGTGCCGGGGGCGACTCGATCCCCGTTCCCTTCGGCAGCAATCTCGAGTTCGTGCGCGGATTAGTTCGCCACCCCCTTGTTCCGTCGCGCCCGATGGCATCCAGCGTCGGAGCGTCTGCGGCTGCAAATGGGCTGCACCTTCGCCCGTGGCGCAGTATGTTCCCGAAATTGGTGCTGCTGGTCCGAGCTGGACGAGCCCGGGGATTTACCATTTCCTGTCCGTTAGCACCAAATTAGCTCGTCATCGCAGGCACGGCAGCTAGAGGTTGGTTCTGTGTCATAGCCTCTGAAGAAAGGGTTCCAGTTTGGGGATAACATTAGGGATGTCTGTTCCATCTTATTCATAGCTGTGTGTGCCTGCTTGTGTAGCAACCAGTTGACTCAACGTCTTTTTGTCTCGTCACTGAAACCGTATATGCTAGAGTCCCCAATTCGTGCAAGGGGGATTTTGCACTCTGAAAACGGTGCTAGATCATGTTTGCACAAGCTTAAGCTGAACGCATGTTTCTTTTATTCCTTAAGCGATCTCTCTTCGTGTTGCCTGTTAACAATGGAAGGGGCAAGACAAAGTTTCTAGCCAGGTCACCTGTTGATGACTGCATATTGGTTTGGGCGTCGTCTCGTTCAGTCCTGAATTCTAGACTTTGTTTTATTCATGGTTTCCAGGAAGCTATTCCAAGTGAAGGCATCAAGGGTCGACAGTTTCTCCAAGAGTGACATCATTGTGTCCCCTTCCATTCTCTCTGCAAACTTCGCCAAGCTTGGTGAACAGGTCCGTTCAGATACTAACATCCATCGCACCACATAGCTCCGAGATGATCACTCTACTGAACATGAATTATGAATGTCTGGAAGAATAATCTAGGGTACTATCGGTCTCATAGCTTGGTATGGTGAATTGGCTCTATGCACCAACACCAGCATGATACATATTATCTTGCAGGATGTCACTGTAGTTTGGCAAAATCATAGTTCACACTCATCTTGTGACAGAGTTTTAATATTACTAGGTAAAAGCTGTGGAGGTGGCAGGATGTGACTGGATTCATGTTGATGTCATGGACGGCCGCTTTGTGCCAAATATCACGATTGGACCATTGATTGTTGATGCTCTGCGTCCAGTGACTGATCTTCCACTGGATGTGCATCTGGTACTTAATGAGAATCCTGAGTGAATTTCTCAGTGTTTGTGTGCTGTAGTCTCACCCCCATTAACCCTTCTTATTATGGTGTTTGTGATTGTTAATTGCAGATGATTGTGGAACCTGAGCAGCGAATTCCAGATTTTATCAAGGCAGGTGCTGATATTGTTAGCGTCCACTGTGAGCAAACGGCAACCATCCATCTGCACCGAACAGTTGATCAGGTAAATATTGGCTGAATGTCAATCCACATGTTAATATTTCAGATAATAGAGTTGAatggcaacaacaacaacaatcttTTTGAGTCTATGTCCATCTCTCACTGTTTATTTGCTCCTTGATAATTTTTGTTGTTTAGGTTTGATGTAGTTGTGCAGATGGTTTCAATCAGTATTGTACTTGACAATTATGCTGTATTTTCTGTTCATTCATGAAGTGTGAGTCTCTTCTGAATTGCGTGAGGTTTTTGTGTTATATAAGCTGGATTATCACTAGGCTACTATCACAGGAGGAGCACATGTTCGACTTAGCATCTTAGTGTTACACCTACAACTGATACATTCCCTGATGCTTGTAATGTTGGAACACTTTGCACACCAAGTTCTTTTCTAGATCTTTTATTATCCTAGTAGTGGTAAGGGCTGTAATATGCCTGTATCCCTCTTACCTGCCTAACTGTAGTTTGACCTGGATACCATATTCATTTTCTGAGCTACAACTAAATGGCTGATGCTTGTGAGCAATTTTATTTTAATGTCACAGAAAAACCCAGATTGATTGTATTCATCTCATATATTTTGCCAGATTAAAAGTCTAGGAGCAAAAGCTGGAGTTGTTTTGAACCCTGGGACCCCACTCAGTGCGATAGAATATGTACTTGAATGTAAGAATTCTTCTCTTCTCTCTACATTACTGATGGTATCTTGGGATGTGCTTACTGTTAGGAAAATCAATTGATGGTACTAGATTAGTATTTAGCACTAAAATGGCGGCTCACGGAAGATTGGTGTTGGAAGAAGCACAAAACCTATTCAGAATATGTATGTGATTCTGTAGATCGGGCTAGTCACTCGTACTATTGAGCCACTCATCATGGTTTTCTTTTATCAGCATAAGTATAAGCATAGCTAGTGTTCTAGTTAAGATGAAACTTGTACTGCTTCTGGTGGGAATTTGTGACAATTTTTACTACATGATCATCTCGACTTTCTTGACTACCCACATGTACTCACATGGTGTTTCTTGGATAAGATTAATTAACGGGATTCAAAGTGAAAGTTCCAAGGCTTCTCTTAGTGTAACTTAGACTCTGCACCTTTTTTACTTATTTCCATGTAACGGTATTATGCCCTGGATAAGACTAATTGCAGTAAAACTTAGTTGCATTTCTAACCGTGTCTTACGCTCGACAAGTAAACATCTCTGTAGTTTATAACTAGACTGAACAAGACATATACCATCTTTCATGATTATCTTGAGCATTCACCATGTACTGACAGCTGACAAGCTATTGCATTTGTTTGCCTGTGCAGCTGTTGATCTGGTATTGATTATGTCAGTCAATCCTGGTTTTGGTGGGCAGAGTTTTATTGAGAGTCAAGTAAAGAAAATTGCCGATTTGAGAAAATTATGCGAAGAGAAGGTATATATCCCTTGTGTTCTTGTAGGTGTTATCATGCGCTGGTGTTTAAAATGTTCAAACCCAATTTCGTAATATTTTAGGGAGTGAACCCCTGGATCGAGGTTGATGGCGGAGTCAGTCCCAAAAACGCCTACAAGGTGACCTTGTTTTCTCCTCTGTTATCGTCTCACCACTAGTTTCTATTCTGATTTTTCCATGGCATCATTTTCCTTGTGCCCTCTCCTATGTGGATGTGCCCGTGTCACAATCCTAGGCTAGCAATTTTATTCAGCTAGGTGCTGATTTTGTTGTTCCCCCTTCACTCTACCAAATGACAGGTCATTGAAGCTGGAGCGAATGCCCTTGTTGCTGGTTCTGCGGTCTTCGGAGCTAAAGACTACGCTGAAGGTATGGCTCCTTCCAGCGGCATCTGTTTTTGATCATGTACCGTGTAAAGTTTTTAAATATTGATTTCCTCTTGTAAATATGCAGCTATCAAAGGAATCAAGACCAGCAAAAGACCTGTAGCCGTAGCAGCATGAAGAACCGGAGTATGAGCATGTTACGCTGTGTAACATTTTTTTTACCATTATCGTGGTTTGCAATGCATAGGTGCCTTTCACTGTCAAGCCATACGTTGTATCACAGAGATCACCACCATCAGATAGGGAAAAAGAGGCAGCAAAGAAAGATATTTTTCCTTTTCCGGTTGTCTGCGACTGCGAGGATGCGTATATCTTGTACTATGTCCACTCCATAACAAGGGCAACGAACGACGTGTCCTGTGCGATAACATTACCGCGAGCTCAGGATTGTTCATAATTAAGTAGCCCCTCCTCTCATCTTTCATCTTTGTACCATCAGTCCAGTGGTCCATGGTAATTGACTGAAGAAAACCTTGCTGATACTACAAAGCAAAGCAGGCATCCATTTGATCTGTGTTCAAATAATAATGCTCACATGTATGCACGGCCAGCGAAAATTTAGTCTGACTCGCAcatttcatctgtgttctccttATCGTATTGCCTTGTAGTGCTATCCTTTTTTTTAGTGATCCATGCACAGTTTTTTTTAGGAAAACATTCGCATCTGTGTTCTCCTCGTCGTATAGGGcatgtttggttgcccgcatcgAGCCCAACCAGGCCCGCGTGGAAAGGAAGAGGCCTGTTTGGTTGCCTGGTTTCACTGTTGGGCCTGCATCGCACGCTTCTTAAAGCGGCCCAGAGCCTGGCTTGCCGGAAACGCTTGGATCAGCAGTTTCTCGCAAGCCAGGCTGAGTGCGGCGCGAGGTCGCACGGGCGGGTACGACGCGAGGGCGAGGGGGGGTGGCGGGAGATGGAAATCCGGCGTGCCGTCCCGGCGCCAAATCTAGCCTCACCCCCTTTCACTCGCTCACCCATAGCTGCTACCCCCTTTCTTCCCTACTGCCTCACCACCGGCCATGGCTCCCCCTACGCCGTCCTCGTCTCCGATGCCGGTAAGCAGCACCCCTCCCCCCTTTGTTAGGTCGGTGGTTAGGCCGTTAGGCAAGGTGTAGGATCGATTTCCCACTGAACGAACCGTCGATGTCGACTAGGTTATGGACGCACGGATGAGGCTGATAATTCAGGTAGCAGCATTGATTAGTGTGATTCAGGCATGGGTCATGTTCATGCACCAGAGAGTTGTTCGTCGTGCTGGGAGACCTTTGATCCGCTATGGTTCATTGTTTATCCGGGGACATGAGAGTATCCAAAATCTGAACTACATCTTCAACCGCAATGACGTTGAGCTCTGTTGATGCTTCGAATGAAAAGAGCACCATTTGCCAGGCTTGTCGAGACCTTCAGGAGCAGGGGGCTGCTACAAGATAACATCAACACCAGTGTGGAAGAGCAAGTGGCCATGTTCCTCCATGTTGTTAGCCATAACCAGAGGTTCAGGGTCATCCACAACACGTTCAGGAGATCAATGGAGACCATCTCTTAGGTActtcatgttggaaatatgccctagaggcaataataaattggttattattatatttccttgttcatgataattgtctattgttcatgctataattgtattaaccggaaaccgtaatacatgtgtgaatacatagatcgtaatatgcccctagtgagcctctagttaactagctcattgatcaatagatggtcgtggtttcctgaccatggacattggatgtcattgataacgggatcacatcattaggagaatgatgtgatggacaagacccaatcctaagcatagcacaagatcgtgtagttcgttttgctagagcttttctaatgtcaagtatcgtttccttagaccatgagattgtgcaactcccggataccgtaggaatgctttgggtataccaaacgtcacaacgtaactgggtgactataaaggtgcactacaggtatcccgaaagtgtctgttgggttggcacgaatcgagactgggatttgtcactccgtatgacggagaggtatctctgggcccactcggtaatgcatcatcataacgagctcactgtgactaaggagttggtcacaggatcatgcgttacggaacgagtaaagagacttgccggtaacgaggttgaacgaggtatggggataccgaagatcgaatctcgggcaagtaacataccgatggacaaagggaattacatacgggattgattgaatccccgatatcgtggttcatccgatgagatcatcgtggaacatgtgggagccaacatgggtatccagatcccgctattggttattggccggagagatgtctcggtcatgtctgcatggttcccgaacccgtagggtctacacgcttaaggttcagtgacgctagagttgttatgggaaatagtatgtggttaccaaaggttgttcggagtcccggatgagatcccggacgtcatgaggagtttcggaatggtccggaggtgaaggtttatatatgggaagtccaatTTCAGTCGCCGGAATtgttttgggggttatcggtattgtaccgcgaccaccgaaaggtgtccgggggtccatcgggtggggccacctgcctCGGGGGACTTAATGGGTTATGGACAAGGGTGGGAACCAGCCCTGTCGGGGGGATGGACCGCAGGCAGGcgacggaacccggatccttttcaaaaacaacggggccaGCATCGCCCCTCGATCCGGCTCGCCCTTGGCCGGGTCGCCCAACCCGGCCAAGCCCTGCGACCCGGCCAGGCTCCGCAACCCGGCCGGACCCCTCGACTCGGCCCCAACAACCAAGCTCAAGACTTCTCCAACAAGCCAGCACCGCCCTTGGCGTGCTCTCCAAACCCGGCCAAGAGTTAGCGTCCGTCCCGTCCTAgccgtacgatgggacgagtctccaccaactgatgaccgaagccatagtgccccgcccatgcctctggtcagccggacgaggcaacagtgccccccacctacccgctgaccagggctggCGTGGCAATAGTGCACCCGACGTCACCCATCACGCTGGCAAGCGGCGACCTGACGGAACGCCACTGTAGCCGACTCGACTCGGCCTCGCCCTGACGACCGACAAGACGGCACACAGTGCCCCCTAGGTGCATGGGGCCCGCGCCCGGCGAACCCAGCGAGCCCTGGCACCTGGCGGGTCCCAGCACCGGGTTCCTAGATACTGATGACCCGGCCCtacggccttgtaacattaccattgtacccctggggggttgacctataaaaccccccaggagccctcatgcataccGGCAACTCACTCATTCGCACAGGCGATCGCACGCACCTAGCAAACAACACccgaggagagggagcagcctaagCCGTGGCCAGActtccttcttcctccatacagctctaggagcaacctTGTACTGATTCATATCAACTACACtaggcaggactaggggtgttatctctccggagagccccgaatctgggtatgtcttgcgtcccgcgctcgctcatgccgacctcgcctctagagcccaccagtgccctcgagcctcctcctatctttagccatcccatggcatctgccgtgcgcccaccacgacagttggcgcccaccgtggggcagctcgAGGTCCTGGCAGGGAGCATGCTTCAGACAGGGATCTTCTCCGACTCCGACGAGCCCGTCGCACTGGCGGACGACATCATcgacgcgctcgccgcctccTTCGCCACGCTGCGCATCTCCGACGCGCCTACGGACGACGAGTACCCCCGCGAGGTACTCAGCTTTTCC
This genomic window from Aegilops tauschii subsp. strangulata cultivar AL8/78 chromosome 4, Aet v6.0, whole genome shotgun sequence contains:
- the LOC109764329 gene encoding ribulose-phosphate 3-epimerase, chloroplastic gives rise to the protein MASPSSSLCSNLGYPRAASLGGRRRVGFSSSRKLFQVKASRVDSFSKSDIIVSPSILSANFAKLGEQVKAVEVAGCDWIHVDVMDGRFVPNITIGPLIVDALRPVTDLPLDVHLMIVEPEQRIPDFIKAGADIVSVHCEQTATIHLHRTVDQIKSLGAKAGVVLNPGTPLSAIEYVLESVDLVLIMSVNPGFGGQSFIESQVKKIADLRKLCEEKGVNPWIEVDGGVSPKNAYKVIEAGANALVAGSAVFGAKDYAEAIKGIKTSKRPVAVAA
- the LOC109764359 gene encoding uncharacterized protein, encoding MAAAGWLRRAASAVALPRMPSGLTIMPTPPPAPLPEAQSLVLPGLGAAIAPAMELMAVPKKKISKYKRGLRNGPRALKPVPVIVRCRCCGRVKLPHFYCCSGEKGNAGDSSS